Part of the Perognathus longimembris pacificus isolate PPM17 chromosome 1, ASM2315922v1, whole genome shotgun sequence genome, CAGAAGGACCAGGCTCATTGTATAAACCCTAACCTTGAAGATAGGCAGCCCAGGTTCCTGAGAACCTTCCAGATACATCCAAATAAAAGCATACCAACTGAGAAGTTTTTTCTTCTCGCTATAAAGAGAGGACAGGCACTCTCCATGCTGTTGAGAATGGAATGGAAGGCAGAGGAGGCCGGGAGGAAGAGAAGCAATTTCTGGTTTCTGCTGCCACTGCGTGACAATGAAGAGCTCAGTCACTTAGCTTTCCTGAGCTTCAGTTTCTCACTGCCAAGGACGGCAAGTGACTTTCACTTCTTGGGGCGAAGTGCGTTACCTGGAGTATTGCAGATGGCTTCTGGAGCCAACTCTCCACTCAGTGGAAACTGTGCTGTGGTTAATTGCTGACAAGGGAATAGGAGGGTACAGCGCCTGGGCAAAGTACCAGCACCTTTGGACGATGAACTCTGAGTCCACGTATGGTAAATTTTATTACCCAATATGGTTTAGAAGTGGGGTGTAAGATAATGACTAGCTAAGAGCAATTTCAAAATAATTAGCTGATATTAGGGAACACTTATTAacaaaatatatcatatatattatatcatacacacacatatcatatatataatttagtcTTTAAAAAGTTATGAGTTTAAAAGAAGGCACTTGAAGATTGTATAGTATCATTGGGTTATTATCCTGAGCATCAATGatcaacatcccatgtgaaaccatagctttttttttttttttttttgctgttgttcctcttgtatccccttcctgtggttgtgcccgtgctatcactgtatctcatctgagtaccctggatactgtatatactggtactagaactagggaagggaaaaggaatatcaaaatcgagagacaaaggataaaaaggcaaacgactccaaaagcaatacttacaaaaccatttggtgtaaaccaactgaacaactcatggggggagagggaaagggagaggaggggggaaatgagggaggaggtagcaagttatacaaaaaatgtacccactgctttacatatgaaactgtaacccctctgtacacaactttgacaataaataaataactaaaaaaaaaaaattctggaagcaGTATCCCAAACAGTTTATTCCTCGGCCTGGGAGTGGCTAGGAAATGATAGTGGCCAATTTGTGGCTTAAAGGGCAAGGTTCTGTGGTGAGCCAATCTTCACCAGCTACTACTATATTCTAATGAAAACTTGATTCATTCTTTGCATTTAGTTGATTTGTCACATTAGTAGCAACACCCCTACAAGAACTCCTCCTCCTCTAGCTGCTCACAGAGTGAAGCTATGGGGCTGTATTATATGTAGCCATGCCCTTGGGCCAAAGTTAGACCAAAGAGAAGCTCTCTTCTGTGAATGTCCTCTATCTCTTTGACTGCTCATCTGGGAATGCACCTGAACTTGGGAACCACAAGTCCTCCACCAGCGCTATCTTACAGTGGGACATGGCCTAGAAAAGAGTGACTAGCTCCCTTTATCCTTGACTGCTTTCTGGTTCCCGCATTCAATTCTGGCCAGGCAGCCTGTATTTTCATACATTCTCATCTTAAATGATACTATGTTCCAGGCCAGCTCAACAATTATTTCCTCAGTGCTTCCCAAGGGGCCACAACATCCAATATAGGGTTCATACAATGGCAGGGTTCTAATGGACTGAGAGGCCCATGAGACATAAAGTGAAAGGGGCAAAGTGCAGAACAATGTGCACAATGTGACGTTCTGTTTAGTCAGTCCTGCAACAATCTAATCAAATAAAACCCAAGAagagggctaagaatgtggcttcatggtagagtgcctgcctagcatgcatgaaggcctgggttcgattcctcagcaccacagaaacagaaaaaaacacagaagtggtgctatggctcaagaggtagagtgctagtcttgaacaaaaagaagccagggacagtgctcaggccctgagttccaagccctcaggactggccgaaaacaaaacaaaacccaagaacAAAAATGTTACAAATGGTGGTCTTTGGGGGAACAATGAGAGGTGATGGGGATagctttaaaaacctgaaacaatCCCAAAGTGTGGAAGAAAGGGTAGAAgctccaaagaaacagaaaacattacCTTGGCTCTGGCCTCCCGGGCTGCTTCTGCCTCTGCAGCCATAGCTCTCTGGAGCTGCACGGGCAGCTTCACGTCCTTAATTTCCACACGCTCCACCTTGATTCCCCAGTCATCTGTGGCATCATCCAAGGTAGACTGTTGGGAAGAGACAGCAAGCAATCAAGTCATCGTCCCTTGCCTACATGCTAAGAGTGGCTGTTTACACCGGGCCGTGGAACAAAAAAGATACTGGGAGAGTGGCACAGAAAAGTTAATCCTTTGTGGAAGGAATGCCTAATTAGGGGCTGGGTTGTTGGAGAACTGATCTGCATTCTGTTACTAATTGAGCTGGGGCAGGGGTTGGCCAACTTCTTCTAAGAAGGCTATGTGAGAACTGTCTTttggggtgtgtgcgtgtgctgatcctggggctttgaacttagggcctgggtgctattcttgagcttttttgtttgtttgttttggctcaaggttagttctctaccacgtgagccacttctggtcttttctgagtagtttattagagatgagggTTTCACACTTtccagccttggctggcttcaaaccatagtcttcagatttcagtctcctaagtagctagaattataggtatgagccaccaacacccagctgtaGGAACTGTTTATTTTCAGTTCGTGTTGCAATTATTCATCCCTACTGTTGTAAGTAAAAAGCAACCATCATGAATCCATAGATGAATACCTATGGCTGTATGCCAATGAAACTTTGCAAATACAGGTGGCTGACTTGGGAACTATGGCTTGCCAACTCCTAACCTAATGTGACTCTGTATAAGCCATATTAATTCTggtgctttgttttcttcctttatttcattaaaaaaaattgccagtcctagggcttaaactcaggatctgagtctgtctttgagtttttaggctcaagactagcattctaccacttcagccacagctccacttctggctttttatggttaattggagataagagtcttatgaacattcctgccagggctggctttgaactgcaatcctcagagctcatccccctgaataactaggactagaggtgtgagccactgacatctagcTGTTTTCCTCCCTTAGAAGGGCAGGAATGAACCCACATTTGGTATCTCATGAGGTTGTAGAGGTGTGGAATAAGATCACAATGAGATCTACACAAATCACATAGGAATTCAGATTTACAGCCTGTGAATCTGCCACCCATTTCTCCATTATATCTACTATCTTTTTGGACAATCCAGGTTTAACTAGACACCTATCATGCAAGTAAGACTGGGCACaagagaaggggagctgtgggccTCACCCATGGTACAGAGCTCTAACAACACGTACGCCTTTACGCTAAACCAAAAAGTTTCACTGCTTCTTGAAAAAGAAAGCGCagacaggaaagaaataaaaataacatgcaCTGGCATGTTAGGGACTCAGAAGCTGTTCATGTGAAAACTGTGTCCTTCTAGCAAGTCTGAAAAACTTTACTAAAAGACAAAGAGGCCAGGGATACCCTCAACTTCAATTAGTGAAGGATTCTCACACATCCACACACTCTTTGCTTCCATTGTCAGGCTGCCATGTCGGTGTGTTCCTCACCTGCATGTTGTGGGCGATTTCTTCTCTGTCAGAGAGGATCTGAGAAAGGTTCTTGGTGCCTAGAACATTCCTGAGAGTAGTCTGGGCCAACAGACGGGTGGCAGAGTCTGCGTTGGTGATATTTGCCACGGCCAGGGTTGCATTCTGAACGCGGTAGTACACCACACCATCCACGCTGATAGTCACGGAATCCTTAGTGAGGATCtacaggaggaaggaagcaatCCTGTAGCCCATTTCTTTCCTATAATGGCTACAATGTAGCTAAGTTAACTTGGTTAAAGCAGTAACCCATTTTCTGTAAGAAGTCATCAGAAGGCTCACTCTATCTttagaaatttaataaaatacacTCATTTATCCATCAAGTCCACAAACCTATTCAATCATTCAACAAATGATGAGAAGCTACTCAAGAGAAGGCATTGTGCTAGGGACAAAAGCATGATCAGTTTGGGGCCCTACTttagaggaggtgggggagccaAAGGGGAGTTTAAGGGGGAGAAAGTAGGTAGGTAGCTGTGGGTGGAAGGGTGAGATTTGACTctccaagaaaggaagaagaaagtgtgAGGATGGGAGAGTAGAGTGGAGAGCATTCAGGAAGAGAGCATCTCCTGTCAAAAAGCAGAGGCGTGAGAGGCGAGGTCTGTGGAACATTCACAGGGGATGCTTTTACACAGCAAACGTGTGGTATGCTGCATGTAACATCATTTCGTTTTGACGAAAAGATCAATCTGAGTGGTAGGCTCCAGGAAAACAGTCATCCAAATTAGCAGTTAACCTCTCTGGGACTCAGatttctcatttgtaaagtgGAAATTAATAACTTCACGAGTTAGTTGTTAGAATTAATGAGTTTTTAAGTGGTGAGAAAAAGTGCCTGACACATGATAATGCTATCATCACCAGGATTTGTTTTTCATCTTAGATAATGGTGTGAACTTTGTTGAGTAAAAACTGACCTTGTTGAGTGTGGTAAGTTAATTTAGACACTAAGAGGAAAGGCTTCTTCTCACTTTATTTCTAATTCATACTTCATACATGCACATGTGATCCCTGACTTTGCAGGGGTCAACTTATGATCATTTAGCTTTGTGATGATGTGAAATTCAGTGATGTGTATTCAACCAAATTATTGTTTGCATTTTGAATTTTCACCTTTTTCTGGCTCTAGTGCACTGCAGGATGATATTCTCTTGTGAAGTTGGGCAAAGGAAGTGAGCTTCAGCTCCTAGTCACCCCAAGATCATGGGGCACCCAACTATACTTGTGAGCCATTATATTATAATGTTTCGTTAGGGCACACATATTaagtatatttttcatttatgatATTGTCAACTTATAGGGGGGTTACTGGGATATAACTCTGTCCTGTGTCAAGAAGCACTTGTACTTATGCAAGTTAGCTTTTAAAACCACAGTCCTAATTTATTGCCCCTGGCTAAAATGCTTCAATGACGTCTTACCACCTTCAATACAGAGTCCTTGACATCTGACCTTGCGGTACCTCTGACCTCACTGCTCCTGATTCCTGCATGCCCTCTGTACCTGGCCACAGGTGGGGCCCTATGTACAGTGCTCATGTCCCCAGTACTGATCTTGCCGGGatgtcctctcttcctttcccttcccaataTGAGACTGGCTTCTATTCATCATGCGGGTACTGTTTTCTGCATGGAACTTCCCTGGCTTATTTACATGGCAGAGTTGATTAAACTCTCTTCTCTCACACACCTTACTGTAGTGAGTGACTTTATGAACCGATGGCTACTGTATTAGattatgaatttctttctttttgtggtactggggaatgaacTAAGCAACCACCTTGCATATTATGGGTAATGCTCTACACTTAAGCTATGCCCTCaggtctttgtttttattttattttctattttgagatagggtctctcactAACTCCGCTGGGCTGGCCTCTAAGTCGAGATCTTCTTTCCTTcaggtcctgagtagctggaattacaggcatgcactattaTGCCCAACTAGACTatattttctctccctccctccctcctttttggtgatactgggcgttgtactcagggccttccacttgaTAAGCAGGCAATCTATCACTAGAGCTTCTCCTTCACTCTCTTTTTGCCTTGCTTATTTTTGGAATAGTGAGTCTTGCAGTTATGCCTGGGCTATaaccctcctatttgtgcttccccttGTTGTTGGGATGACAGGGGCATGCCACTGAGCCAAGCCACTGTGCTTTCCCCCATAGCTTGGGACAACAcaactgtgcccagccattggttgagatgaagacTTGAAAACTTttatggcccaggctggccttgagccataaTCCCCCAAGGATTTAAGGCTTgatccaccatgcccagctcagaCTATGGATTTGTTAGAGGCAATTCTTTACATCTCTAGCACTGGCAGAGTGCTCAATACACGGCAGGTGGTCACTAAGGGATGGATGAATTGGACTGAATCATGGTTCTAGGAAGTGAATGATGAAGAGCACAGGAGTCAATACAGTTCCAGCTCTGAACATGCCCTTGGCACCCTCTATCTAGCAGGGCTTTAAACCATGTGTCCTGGTGAGCCCCCGTTTGTGAGACAGTGCTAACAATATCTCCCAAGTCTACCCACAATTCTGTGAAGATCAAGGGAACTGGATGCTCGTAAAAGATGTTCCTTGGAAAGTATAACAGGCTACGTAAATAGAAGGTAAAAACAACCATCTTGCTAAGTAGCTGTTTAGCTTTGCCAGGCATCAAAGcagtcctcttcccctcctctcactGAGTATTCTAAAAATACCTCTAACTTGGAAGCAAAGAGGATCTGTACATAAAGACACAATAGATTATTATTCTATGTGAAAATTCTTTTCCATAAAGTGATGGGAAAGCAAACGTCGTTTCTAAACAGATTCTTGCCACTGTGACTCTTCTTCAGCTGCTTGCAGAGCTGCAGTGTCTCTGGTGTGTTTACTGTAGGCAAAGTgttcatgggtgtgtgtgtgtgtgtgtgtgtgtgtgtgtgtgtgtgtgtgtgtgtgtgtgttgcctgcCAAGTCCAATCAGCTCTGTATTCAGCCGCTTGCAGGGAGGGGAGAGCAGCTGGAAGACAGCAGCTCTCAGCAACCCCGACAGATGCCCACAGTGTTTACAGAGGAAGATGCCAGGATTCTGAGAAACCCCGAAAGAGGGtcttctgagagtttatctcctCTGAAAGACAGAGCATACACGAGATAGAGGAAAGATCTGGGACTTTTATTTATTGGCgctagtcctgagacttgaactcagggcttgggcattgtccttaggcttttttgctcaaggctaggactctgccacttgagccagagctccatttctgtttttttctaggtagtttattggagataagagtctcaacgacttttctgccccagttggctttgaaccatgatcttcatatcttagcctcctgagtagctaggattacaggcatgagccactgtgcctggctttagATTTGTTTTTATGAATGAAATAGAggtgctgtttttttgttttgttttgttttttgtttgtttgccagccctggggcttaaactcagggcctgagcactgtccctggcttctttttgctcaaggctagcactgccaacttaagccacagtgccacttctggccttttctatatatgtggtactgaggaatcgaacctagggcttcatgtatatgaggcaagcactcttttcactaggccatattcccagcccgaaatagaGGTTTTGATTATTTCTGGTATTACCATGCTTGTGTGGACTAAAACGTCTGACCGTAAACAACTATTTAGATCAGTATCAGCAAGGTCATGTCTAAGCTgctttctggatttttgtgattaGAAATGGCAACATGGCCAGATTCCAACATTGTGCAGAGTTCCAGAGGCCAGAAAACAAGACAGGATTCTCCCAGCCCCCGGCCCCATCAGCCTGCCTGGCAGGTTTTCTATCTGCCATGATGATTATGATTCCTATGACACAGTACCAGGATGGCCACTGCATAAAGGGCATGACAGAACTAATGTAGAATGCCAACTAATACTGAGCTAAGGAAAAAGCCCTAAATAGGGACTCCAACGAGCTAGATTTAGTCCTGGTTTTGCCGCTGTAGTCTGAGGAATGAACCTTTGTCTGTATTCTTCTGGTACTTGGCTGTATCACCCATGACAACTTTGTGAAGTAGCTTGAAAAAGTGCAGTGTGACTTCTAATACAGCTAAACTTCCAAAGGAGAAATTCTAATTCTTTGACTTCTAACCAATGTCTCTAGAATGAAATTGTCATACAAGGAAAGAATATTGGGCTACATAGGAGTTTCTGCAGAGGATGAGGGCAGTAGTAACTCTACACTCCCATTAGCTACACTATGGTCTGTCATGACCACTTTTACACCCAGTAATTCCTGTTAGTCAAGGTGAAGGAGGAGCTCACCTCCTGAGGAGGAATGTCAAACGAGATGGTCCTCATGTCCACCTTGATGAAGCTGTCAGTGCAGGGCAGGATGAAAAACAAACCTGTAACAAAGACACACACGGCATCAGAGTGCACAGAGGGACCTGAGCAGCCCAAATCTCTATTGACACTGGTGGACTCGACCTACTCAACACAAGTCACCATTTTTTCTTTGTGAAGAACCAGAAGCCCAGAATGTGGTCCTCGATTCCCTTTGCTCACTTCCCACCCTGAACTTTCCCCACGAAGGCCTGTGGGGTTCATTTCCTTACTCCACTGTCGCGCTTACTTTTTCTTTCAATGCAAACCTCTTCTCAAGCCATCTTTTTGTTTCTGGTAGTTTTTCTTCGACAATCTATTGCCTATCCTAAGATACCAAGCCTGCCCTGGGTGTGATCCTGCATGACCACTGCAACTTGCCTTTTCTGCCATGTCTGCACGTCCTGTGCTCACCAGACCTTTGGTGATTCTGAAGATATTCCCTGTAATAGTCTCCCTTCCATTGCTTTCTATGTGGTGCTCTGTCTGCTAGGAATCCTTCCTTCTCAATGGTCAACACCTTCCCCTGTCGCAAGTCTTAGCCAGGATGTCTCCCTCAGGAAGATGCAtgatggtggcttatgcctataattctagctactcaggagactgaggtctaaagtttgtggtttgaagccagtctgggtaggagaaagtctgtgagactcttatctacagttaagcaccaaaaatcctgaagcagagctgtggctcacatggtagagcgtcagccttaagggtaaaagctaaggaacagtgtacaggccctgagttcaagccccaataaaacacacacacacacacacacacacacacacacacacacacaccctgtcttTCTCATCTACTGCTATTTGAGGTTAGGTACGCTGCTCTGGGAGTCACTTGTTCGTACTACTTAGCACATGGGATGTAGCTATTTCCTTGTTAGTGTCCTGGCAATAGACAGAGCCTTGAGGGAAGGGACTGTATTCTAGTCTTCCTTGAATTCTCAGGCTTTGGGAACACAGTAGGAACTTCACTGAAGTGTACCAGATGAATAACTAAAGGGCTTTCTTTAGTAGGGATTCCCATGACCTGACTTCTAAAGCTATAACTATTCTTGTCCAGCGATAATCTTCTGGGctcaaagggaaggggaagagaagggtgTACAGGGATGGAGAATACTGAGAATGGCTAGAACCACAGCTATTGTTCTACAACGTCTGCTCCCACAAGGCCCTCACAGGGAAATCTCTTCAGAGTGCTCCTGTCTCAAGCTAGGGTGTGATTGATGGCTTATGTCtgcaatcccagtacttgggaggtcaACGCACAAGGATTAGGAGTTCAAAGCCCACTTAGTCTATGTAACAAGTATTAGGCCAGCCTATGCTATATATTgaggactctgtctcaaaaaactaaacaagtcaggcactggtggctcacaccaataatcttagctactcaggaggctggatctgaggatcacagtttaaagtaattctgggcagaaaaaaaaacacctgtgagattcttatctctaaataattaccaaaaaatacaaaagtggagctgtgtctcaggtaGCAGAGTACCAAACCAAGTGAGagtgctaggtcctgagttccagctttagtaccagcataaaaccaaaatgaaacaccctcttccacaaaaacaaaaacaaatggaaaaaacaacaacaacaccctgtaattccagctatttggaaAGCAAAACTTAGGAGGTTCAAGATCAGCTTGGGCGAAGAAGTTTGCAaggccccatctcaatcaataagcagGGTATAGTAGCATGAGTCTGTGGTCCAAACTGTTAAGAGCAGCCACAATTAGAAAGACTGTAGTATGAGGCTGGCCCTAGGCAAAAAGGCaagatctttattattattataattgttttttttgttgttgttttgtggttttttttgccagtcctgggccttggactcagggcctgagcactgtccttggcttccttttgctcaaggctagcactctgccacttgagccaaagtgccacttctggccattttctgtatatgtggtgctggggaatcaaacccagggcctcatgtatacgaggcaagcactcttgccactaggccatatcctcagccccctattataattgttttttaaagtacttCTTCAGATAATCCTCCTAGCATCCCAGTACTGACCAGGTCCTTTGGCTCCTCCTTGTAAAATGCGACCCAATCTAAAGATGATGGCTCTTTCATATTCTTTTATAATctagaataaaaaaaacataaataattatttaacaaggagtGCAGACATTTACATACAGAGATTCTTAAATACATACTTATGTTCTTAACTGGTTAGCTACCTCCTACCTTTTTCTCTGTATCTATACAATATCTACAAACAACATGTCTAGTCTTTACCCTTTGCAAGCACGATATTTGCTATTTTCATACGGCTATATAAATTTGCAAAGTATAGAACAGCATACAGAAATACATCTATAATCTCATTCCTGTTACCATTTCTAATCAATTGTTCGTGTAttatttattcagaaaaaagaaagcttaaggtttttctttttctgtctttatgctggtcctggggcttgaatttaggtcctggatgctgtccccaaAGGTTTTTTCTTACAATAAATGTGTCTGAAAAAAACTTGGAGCTTATTTTAGGTTTCTAAGAATATGTAAATGATAGTCACTTAtctaaatattaataattttgtaGGAGAAAGGGCCTTTTCCTTTACGATGTGGCAGACACCGCAATAAATACACTCAGGCTCATCAAGTCATTTCACCGTCACCAGTCCCCAGAAGATGGAGGTGTCACTATTTAGTTCCATTTTATAAGTGAAGACCCACGACAAAGGTCACATAGTAAACAATGGAGCCAGCAGTTGAACCTCATCATTTCTAATTCTTAAGAACTTGCTGTCAAAGGACCTCTCATATCCCTGACCTAGAAAATATTTGATGGTGATTcttaaacagaaggaaaggatTGATTGgggaattaaaagaagaaaaaaaaaaccctttacgATTCCAGTATAATTGATGAATAGAATCAGTTTtccaaaagagggaaaaaaattataggCCAGACCATTGACATCTCTTACACATATAATAGTAGGCTTCGTAAGCTGAAACAAACCCCATCCAGATGTGAATGAAATGGTCTTTACCTTTATGCACATCCATACCGATATTGGGAAAGTTATAAGTGTGAATAAGAATGATGCAACCACTAAAATCCATCCACAAGGTCCAAGGCCTTTATTCGGGCtatctgttgaaaacaaaaccaaatagctTGAATCACTGGAATTAGCATGGCCACTGCTTATATCATACCCATTTTTATATCCCCACTAGTTCTTCAGAGCTTTGTGCTAGGCATTTACTTTAACCATCTAATCCTCATACAGCCCTGGAGTGTAGGTACTTTATTGTCCAATCTATGCAACacactattctttcttttcttttattttttttgccagtcctggtgcttggactcagggcctgagcactgcccctggcttctttttgctcaatgctagcactctgccaacttgggccacagctgGCCCAAGCTGTGGTCAAcagctggctgttttctgtatatgtggtgctggggaatcgaacccagggcttcgtatacaaggcaagcactcttgccactaggccatattctcaggtGTATTACTGAACTCTCACAACAGTCCTGAGAGtctaagtattttttatttgatttgtgaGATAGCGTCTCAGTATATAGCCCAGGgtagcctcaaactcactatgCAGCCAAGTGCATGGCTGTCCTGCCTCAAGCAAGTGTTCGGATTAGAGGTATGTGTCATCTTGCCTAGTAAAgctaagtactttttaaaaactaattaagtaatttttattgttattataaaggtgatgtgcagagggattacagttatgtaagtcaggtggtgagtacatttctttttggacaatgtcaccccttccttcactctccactagtttttccttcctgtccccatcatccacaagttgtctagttcattttcaacagtgtccagtgattatcactactgcatttgttcaccctctgtccctccatttctgtgcctccccttacagttccaatgacagataaatgaagaaacagaacaaacaggacagaaaacaaaaagagtgaaacagaaacaaacctcttgtttacatttcctggagttcatttcaataaatattattttgtgtgatcagatgcacattgtgcttttctgttcctctcctaagagtatcctcctttggtctcactgtgtgaaagtgcctagagtcctgtgtaatttattatgtcccagtgtattttagatctaaaagCTAAGTATTTTTAATCTCATTTTAAGAATGAGGTAATTGAGGCGACATAATTTTTCCATGGTCACAATGGGATCCAAATACAAGTCACTTACTCCAAAGCCCCTGTTCTAAGTCTCTTTGACCCCTTAACTATTTAAGaatatttgttttcatgtttGGGCACTTTCTTGAGACAATATCTATATTGGGAAAGTACAGCACACAGAAGTTTTGAAAGTGAAATCTGATATTCTTACAGAGGAAGGAAGCCTCCTTAATTCCAGCTGTGCCTATTTATAGCAAAAGACAGTTTCAGGGCTCTGTGCCAGGCTTAAGGGTCTGGATTTTGAATGCAACAGATTCGAAACAAGAACAGATGGATTACAGATACTTACACCTGACAGCATTTGGTGCTTTCTAAAATACTGTCCCATACTCTCATACTCCAAAGCACACAGCTCTGTACTACGCTATAAACTCCCTAAGGGTTGAGgcatctttttacttttctctctttctttccttccttttttttttttttttttttttgtagtgctagggataaaacccagggcctcacatatgctaggcaaacactataccaatgagctacacctccagcccctctTACTCAGTTTCATATTCCCAATGTCTAGCATAGCATCCTACATAGAACGGATATATGGCCCTTAGTTTCTTCACCAGTATAAAGTAAGGATTATTACTAATTCAGCTTATAGAGTTGAATTAATGCTCTATAAATATAGATGATAGTTTTCTGCAACTCTTTTATTCTACTTGAATATTCAAATTTCCATGAGAGAAATCCATACATTTGCTCTTTCTGATAAAAGTTTCTTAGAAGACCTAGTTAGGGCCTTGATGttaccttccttcttcccctcataCATATAAACTGCCAGTCAAGGCTTGGATATTCAGAGATTCTTAGGAAATATATTTACAAAGAGGCACATGTGGACAAGCCAGAAAGCTCTGCCCAGATCATGTCTGCATTCACTTTCCATTGTCAAACAGTGTATCTTCAAACCCTTGTAAGTAAGTGGGACTGCAAGTCAAGAGAAACAA contains:
- the Stom gene encoding stomatin, yielding MAEKRHGEDTQARRLPDSFNDSPNKGLGPCGWILVVASFLFTLITFPISVWMCIKIIKEYERAIIFRLGRILQGGAKGPGLFFILPCTDSFIKVDMRTISFDIPPQEILTKDSVTISVDGVVYYRVQNATLAVANITNADSATRLLAQTTLRNVLGTKNLSQILSDREEIAHNMQSTLDDATDDWGIKVERVEIKDVKLPVQLQRAMAAEAEAAREARAKVIAAEGEMNASRALKEASIVITESPAALQLRYLQTLTTIAAEKNSTIVFPLPIDMLQGIMGAKH